The genomic DNA CCTGCACCTGTCTCATCTCGAGTTCTCCCACGCCCCCGGTGCCCCGCGCCGCTCGCCGGACTGGGCTGTCCCGTACTGCGGGAGCGGCCCGGCGCCGGCGTGCTGGCGGGGAACATGGGGGAGTCCGTCGTGCTGCTGCGGAAGGTCGTGCCCGTGGGGGGTGACGTTCGGCTGCGGGTAGGGCCAGAAGCCGGGATCGTCCTCGGCCTCCGGTGCGCGGTACCGCTCGTCGGCCAGCAGGGCCTCCTGCGCGGCACGGCGGTGGCGGCCCCGGTGCAGATGCGGGGCGATGGTCCCGACGGTGGCCGGGGCGGGACTCAGCTCCTCCATGACGCGGGTGAAGTCGCGGGTGGAGAGCCAGAACTTGTACATGATGACGAGCTCGAAGAGCATCACGAGGGCCGCGGAGACCACGGTGGTCCACAGGATCTGACCGATCAGCGGCCCCACGATGAAGATGAACATCTGGAACTCGATGCCGCTGATGAGGTGGGGCCGGATCCGGGTGCGCAGCATCGCCCGGCGGACGCGCGTGTACCAGGGGAACTGGTCGCGGAACTGCTCGTGCAGGTCCACCACGTTCGCCGCGCCGGCCTCCTCGCGGAGGGTCTCGGCCGCCGCGCCCGGGTTGTCCCGCAGCAGGTCCTCCATGAAGACGACCTGCTCGCCCTCGGCGTCGGCCGGGACTCCGCGCGCGGCGCGCTCCTCCTCCTCACGCGCTTTGGTGATCTTCTCGATCTTCGTGCGCATCGACATGCGCATCTTGTAGATCTGGAGCGCGTCGACGTAGCGCAGCATGTCGAGGAAGACCACGACCAGCGCGGCGACCAGATAGCGCTCGTCGTCGGTGGGCAGGAACTGACCGCCCATCAGCGCGAGGGCGCAGAACAGGACGCGGATGCGGTCGAAGACGTAGTCGAGCCAGCCTCCGAAGACGGTGCCGTTGCCCTTGAGCCGCGCCAGCTTTCCGTCGATGCAGTCGAGGATGAAGCTCAGGTGGTAGAGCAGCGCGCCGATGAGCAGGGACTGGGGGTCGCCCTTGAGGAAGAAGCCCGCCGCGGCCAGGCCGACGAACAGCGCGGCCCAGGTGACGCGGTTCGGCGTGATGAACCGGAAACGCGCGAGGACGATCAGCATCCGCGTGGCGACGGGATCGACAAGGAGGACCGTCCACCAGGCATCCCGCTTCTTGACGGTCAGCTTCTGGACAGCCCGCAGGGACAGCTTGGTCATAACTCCTCAACCAGGCGCAAGACAGGACAAAATGCCCTGCGGCTGCGCCGTCGCGACCCAGGGAGCTTTCACAGGTGAACCCCGGGTTTCACAGGGGCTTCACACGAGAGATCCAAACTTTAACAACGCCTCATCAAAAATGAACGTGTATAGGCCACGGCTTGATCGCGACGTTAATCACAGGCGATCCCGTACAACCATTTCCTATCCGGCTATACCGGACTCTTTCCGTCCTCTTACCGGTCTCTCACGGACCGCCCGGGGTCGGCCTCGGACCGCCGGATCAGCCTCGGGCCGCCCGGGGTCAGCCTCGGGCCGGCTGCCAGTCGCCGAAGGCGAGGGAACCCGCCTGCTCACGCCGGTGCGCGACGAGCAGCCCCTGTCCGGGTGCCCTGGTCGCGACGGCCAGCCGCCCGGTACGGCTCACGGCGGCGGCCGGAATGCCGTACGACCGCTCCGCGAGGTCCTGCCACCACACCCCGGTGCCGGGCCTGCCCTCGGGATAGGCGCCGACCGCGCAGGCGCCGCCGGAACCCGACCGAATCAGCAGGGAGTACGCCCAGCCGTCCATCTCGACGCCCGACGCCGCGGCCACGGGCCCGGAGCCCTCCGCGTCACCGAGGGGACAGGGCGCCTGGGCGCCCGGGCGCCAGGCGGAAGGTGCGTTGGTCCGCAGGTCGCGGAAGTGGATGCTGCCCGGCTCCGGCGCCGGGGACATGGTGCCGGGCCGGGCCGCGAACGGCGGTGTGCGGTCCTCCGTCCAGGCACCCCCCTGCGCCGGATACCAGCGGACCACGGCCTCCGTGTCGCGGGCCCGGGCGTAGACCTCGACCCCGCCGTGCGGGGTGGTCACCGCGACGAGGTCGTCGGCGACCCGGGTGCCCCCGAGGTGCTGCCACGCGGTCCAGACGCCGTCCACCGACTGACAGCGGTAGCTGATGCTGTGTCCGAAGTTCCGTACGAAGACGAAGAGATTGCCGGCGGAGTCGAACGCGGCGGTCGGGAAACCGACTTCGCGCCCCTTGCGCCAGTCGCCGGAGTTGGGGCCGCCGAGCGAGTTCCACGGCGTCAGCGGCTGCCCGGTGCGGTACTGCACGGCGTGCACGACCTCGACGTCCACGCCGCCGTCGCCGCGCCGCGTCCTGCGCAGCGCGAACAGGTGCGGGAAGCCGTGCGGATCGCGCACCACGGTGAGCCCCGGCAGCAGACCGGGGCCCTCCACCGGTTCGGGGCCGCGCCAGGCCGTGCCGTCCGGCAGGTCCTGGAACCAGCGCACCACCCCGGCGGCGGTGGGCAGGAAGGCGGTCAGCCGGCCGTCGAAGCCCGCCACCAGCCAGTTCACCGGGGCGGGATGCCGCAGGCAGGACGCGGCGCCCAGGCGTACGTCCGCCTTCGCCCGGTGGCAGTCGACGTAGAGGGGCTCTCCGGTCTCCGACTGGAGAGCGCGTGCCGCGGCGAGCGCGTCCGCCGCGATGTCGGCGTGCCCGGCCGGCTCGTCGTACACCGGCGTTCCGCCCGTCTCGTCGAACGAGACATGAACGGGGTCCGGGTCCAGGGTGTGCAGCCGCTCGGGGTTGATCTCCCGCAGCTCGTCGAGCAGCGCCGCGACAGAGTCGCCGCCCTCGCCCCCCAGGATCCGGGGAGCGCCCAGGACGCGGCAGCCGCGCTCGGCGGCCTGCGCGAGAGCCCGGTCGAGCGCCGCCCGGCCCTCCTTCGCCCCCGCCCGCAGGCAGACGACGGCGATCTCGGCGCCGGGCGCTTCGAGCGTGACGAGTGGCACCGCGGCCGCGGGTTCCGTGACGACCACGGCCACCACGTGCGGACGAATTCCCGGCGCCTGGGCGACGGCGCCGCCCGCTCTGCGCTCGGACCTGCGTGTCATACCCTCACGTCCCTCTCCCCGGGTGCCGCGGCGACCCGGGTCATATCCGGCTCCAGGTGCTGAGTGTCAGCCCCGGTCCGTCCTCCTGGCGGGCCAGGGTCAGCGAGCCGTCGGCGGCGACGGCCAGCACCACCACCCGCCCCCGCCCGTCGAGCGCGAGGACAGGATCCCCCAGGCAGGCCGTGCCGGTGTCCGTCCACCACACTCCGTTGCCCTCGTCCTCCGCGACGCAGACGCCGAGCATGATGCGCCCCTCGGCGCCCCGGTGGGCGAGCACGGTGCAGGGGTAGCCGTCGAGGGTGGTGCTCACCACCGCGTGCCGTCCGTCGCCCGGGTCCCCGCCGAGCGGAACGGGCCACTCCCCCGCGCGGACGGCGACCATGCCGCCGCGCACATCGGTCAGGAAGTACGTGACCCGGCCGGGAGAGGTCTCCGCTCCGGTCACGGATCCGGGCAGCGGGATCACGCCGAAGTCGTGCCCGCGCCGCAGTACCGCCCCCGGCTCCGGCTGATGCCAGGTCAGAGCGCCGGTGCGGGCCGGGGCGAGAAGTTCCACGTGTCCGGTCGACGTCGAGACGGCCGCCGGAGTGTCCACCGCGGCGGTCACCTGGAGATCGAGCCAGGGCTCCCAGCGCCCCTGGGTGTCCTCCCGCCGGACGGCGACCCGGCCCTCCGCCGTGGGCACGAAGACGTACAGGGTGCCCGCGGTGTTGACGGCGGCGGTCGGGCCTCCCATGAGCGCGGTGCGTTCACGCTTGGCGTGCGGGTTGCCGATCGACCGCCACTCGCTCAAGGGGCGGCCCGCCTGGTACTGGATCGCGTAGACCAGGTCCACGGTGAGCGAACCGTCCTTCGCGGGACGCACCCGGCGGCCCAGGAGATGCGCGTACCGGTTACGGCCCTGGGCGACCGTGAGATGCGACAGGCCCTTCGCCGGCAGGACGTCCGGTCCGAGCCAGTCGGGGCCGCCGGGCCGGCGCTCGGTCCAGCGGAGTACCGCCTGGTCCACCAGCGCGTACGCGAGGAGCCGGCCGTCGTGTCCGGGGAGGAGCCACGGCCCCGACCGCACGGCCGCCGGCCGGTCGGCGAGGTCTAGTGCTTCCTCGCCCACCGGCTGCTGCCGTTGCCCGTTCGCACGCGCGGAGGTGGCCCGCATGGTCTTCGTCGTCCTTCCCAAGGCGTCGGCCCCCGGTCCTTTCGGGGGCCCGCACGCCGGATCGTAGAGAGACGGCCCGGCCGTCAGCGCCGCGCCTGCGGATGCCGCGCGCACCAGCCCGCCCACGCCGACGCGACCATCGCGCGCGCGTCGTACCGGGCCGACCAGCCGAGTTCCGCCTGGATGCGATCGGCCGCGGCGACCACCCGGGCCGGGTCACCGGGCCGGCGGGCGGCCGACACCGGTGCCGCGTCGGCACCGTAACCGGTCACCTCGCCGATCAGCTCGATCATCTCGCGCACGGAGACACCCTCACCGCGGCCGATGTTGACCGTCAGATCACTGCCGGGCTCCCGGCCGGTCAGCGCACGCGCCGCGGCCAGATGGGCGGAGGCGATGTCCTCGACGTGGATGAAGTCCCGTACGCAGGTGCCGTCCTCGGTGTCGTAGTCGTCACCGAAGATCACCGGCGCCGTGCCCTGGGTGAGCTTCTCGAACACCATCGGGATCAGGTTGAACACCCCGGTGTCCGCGAGGCGTTCGTCGGCGGCCCCCGCGACATTGAAGTAGCGCAGGGAGGCGGTGGTCATGCCGTGCGCGCGGCCCGCGGCACGCACCAGCCACTCGCCCGCCAGCTTCGTCTCGCCGTAGGGGTTGATGGGGGCACAGGGTGTGTCCTCCGTCACCACCTTCACATCGGGCATGCCGTACACGGCCGCCGAGGAGGAGAAGAGGAAGTTCCGCACACCGGTTTCGGCGGCCGCGTCCAGCAGGGTCTCCAGCCCGTGGACGTTCTCGCGGTAGTAGTACAGCGGGCGTTCGACCGACTCCGCGACCTGCTTCTTCGCCGCGAGGTGAACGACACCCGTGATGTGCAGGTCGGCGAGGGTGCGCCGGAGCAGCCCGCCGTCCAGCGTGGAGCCCTTCACGAAGGGCACTCCCTCAGGGGTCCGGCCCGGGTCTCCGGTCGACAGATCGTCGTACACGGCGACCCGCTCGCCCGCCTCCAGCATCGTGCGGACGACATGCGCCCCGATGAACCCTGCCCCGCCTGTGATCAACCAAGTCATGGCCGCATACTATTTCTTTCGGTCTTGTTCACGAATACATCACGATCCAACCATGAACAGTTGAATACCTGTCTATAGTGCAGGCTCAGTCAGGCAGATCACGGACCGGCCACTCCCCCCACCCGGGTCCCCACGCCGTTCAGCACCGCCCTCAGGGGCACGACAAGCGAGGACTCAGGCAGGATGAGCCATGTCTCGACGCCCCAGCGCCGAAGCACCGGTGAGACACCCCGCGGACGCGGCGGTCGCGGACGCAAGCGGCCCGGAGGCCGCCGAACAGGCCGGAAGATCCTGCTCGCCCTGCTGATCCTCGTCCTCGCGGCGGCCGGCACCGGCTACTGGCTCTACAGCGACCTCAACAACAACATCGAGGGCGTCGACATCGACAAGGCGCTCGGGGACGACCGGCCCGAGAAGCTGGCCACCTCCGGCCAGAACATCCTGGTCCTCGGCTCCGACTCGCGTGCCGGCAAGAACGCCTCGCTGAACACGGGCAAGGTCTCCGGGGCGCGTTCCGACACCGCTCTGGTGATGCACATACCCGAGGGCCGCAAGAAGGCCGTCGCCGTCAGCATCCCCCGCGACACCCTCGTGACCCGTCCCGAGTGCGCCAAGTCGGACGGCTCCACGCTCGCCTCGGCGAAGCGCGTGATGTTCAACTCGGTCTACTCGCAGGCCGGTCCGGCGTGTGTGGTCAAGACCGTGGAGCAGATGTCCGGGGTGCGGATGGACCACTTCGTGGAGATCGACTTCGCCGGGTTCAAGGGGCTCGTGGACGCCATAGGCGGTGTGACCGTCACCGTCGACCAGGACATCCACGACACGTCGAGCGGCCTGGACCTTACCGCCGGCACCCACAAGCTCAACGGCACCCAGTCCCTTCAGTTCGTCCGCACCCGGCACGGCATCGGGGACGGCAGCGACCTCGGACGCATAGGCCTCCAGCAGGAGTTCATGCTCGCCCTGCTCTCCGAGATCAAGCAGCAGGATCTGCTGGGCAGCCCCACGAAGGCGTACAAGATCGCCAACAACCTCACGGAGTCGCTCACCACGGACTCCGGTCTCGCCTCCCTCACCAAGCTGGCCGAGTTCGGCCGCAGCATGAACGGCGTCGACCCGTCCACCATGGAGACGATCATGCTTCCGGTGGCGTACGACAAGGCCGACCCGAACCGGGTGGTGGCCGCCGAGCCGCAGGCAACGACGCTCTGGAAGGCGCTCCGAACGGACGCGACCATCCCGGAGTCGGCGAAGAAGTCACCCGCGACCGGCGGGACGTCGTCCGCTTCGTGACGGCCCGACGGCCGGGCCCCGCGCCGGCCGCGGGGCACCAGGGCAATTCGCCCGTTTCCGTCCCAGCGCCCACACTGGACTCGGCAACCCCGCCCAGGGCCCAGGAGGAAACGCGTGACGACTCTTGTGATCATCGACGCCGCCAACGTCATCGGCTCCGTCCCCGACGGCTGGTGGCGCGACCGCCGGGGCGCGGCGGAACGGCTGCGGGACCGGCTCGCGCGGGACGGGGTGCCGGGAGCCGAGGGGCCGGTGGAGATCGTGCTCGTGGTCGAGGGGGCGGCACGCGGTGTGGAGTCCGTGCCCGGTGTACGGGTCGAGTCGGCTCCCGGCAGCGGGGACGACCGGATCACCGAGCTGGCCGCCGAGGCGGCCGGGCGCGACCGCCTCGTGGTCACCGCCGACCGTGAACTGCGGCGCAGGGTACGCGAGTCGGGGGCCGAGGTGGCCGGGCCCCGGGCGGTGCTCGGTCCGTCCTGATCACCGGTACGACGAGATCGCCGAGGCCGTCGACGACGTCGCCCCGCGTACCGCGCCACGTCAGTCCCGTCCGGACGCGGGCGCGTACAGCACCGCCCCCTCCACCCGCCCCACCTCCTCGTACCCGGCCGCCAGGATCCGCCGCAGCGACGGCACCCGCTCCGGCCGGTACGGCTTGTCCCGGGAGTCGTCGACGATCAGGGCCGGCGGGTGCGCGGCCAGCTCCGCGCGGAAGGCCGGCCAGGCGCCCTCGACCGCGTACCTCTCCCCGACCTGGGGCCCGTCGCGGCCTCCGCTGTAGTTGGTGAGGAGGCCCGCCGTGAGGTAGCGGCTGGCGGGGGCACGGTCGGCGAGCCAGTACGTCTCCGGGTGTATGCCCCAGACCAGGACCGGGTCGCCGGGTGCCGTGCGGCGGACCACCGCGTCCGCGAGGCGCTCGGCGTGGGCGAGGTCGGAGCGGGGCGCCAGCAGACCCCACGTCAGGAACAGCGTGCAGCAGCACGCGGAGGTGAACACCGCGGTCACCATGCGGTCGCGCGGCAGGGCCTGCAACGCGGCCGTCGCCAACAGCGCGACGGGCGGGATGAGTTGCAGGAAGTAGTGGCCGAAGAAGTGGAAGCCCAGCAGCACCGCCACCGCCGACGAGGCCGGCCACAGCCACAGCTCCGCCGGGCCCGTACGGGCCCGGCGCAGGACGCGGACCACCGGGGGAATCAGCCCGGCACAGGCCACCGCGAGGATCGCGGTGTTGGTCAGTCCCCGGGTCAGTACGTGGAGTTCGGAGCCGGTGAAGGCGGCGTAGGCGCCCGATCCCGTGACCGTCCAGAACACGAAGCCCGCCGGATCGGTGAGCACAGCCGCGCCCAGCACCGGCACGATCGCCCCGGCTCCCAGCCGTACCAGGCCCGTCCGTGACACACCGCCGCGGCACAGCAGCCACACCACCGGCACCAGCACCGCGCCGCCCGTCTGCTTCACCAGGAAGGCGCAGGCGACGGCCGCCCCCGCCGCGCCCCATCGGCGCCGGTCCGCGCACCACATCGCGGCGGCCGTGCACGGCAGCATGAACACCTCGAAGGTCGCGGCCTGCGCGTCCTGGGGGTTGAGCCCCACGGAGGCCAGCAGATACAGGACGCCCGCCGTACGGCCCGCCCCGTCGCCCCAGCGGCGCCTCGCCAGCGACGCGAGCAGCACCGCGGTCAGCAGCTGTGCCAGCACCGCGAGCACCCGCACGGAGGTGAGCGACCCGGAGCCGCACACCGCGAACGCGCCCTGGTACAGCCACGGCAGCAGCGGCGGCTTGCGGTCCACGACCGTCTCGTACAGCTCTCCGCCGCCCGCCAGCATCCGGGCCTGTACGGCGAGATAGCCCTCGTCGGGGCTCCAGAGCGGCCGTACGAACGAGGGGACGCGCGTCAGACAGGCCAGCACCGTCAGCGGGGGCAGCAGCCGGCTCCAGTACCCGCGCTCCCTCCTCGGTGCGACTACGGAACGTGGTGCGTCAAGGGGCTCGACGAGCATACGGAGCACGCTATCCGGCCCCGCGGTCTCCACCGAAGCGGGACATACGGGGCCGGGGCGTCGAAGACAGGGATTACTCGGTGTCGCCGACCGGGACTACTCGATGTCGCCGCCCGACGGCGTCGGCGTCCGACCGGCCGCGGCCGCCTGCTCCCGTCCGAGGCGGCTGTGCGAGCGCCCGTACAGGAAGTACACGACGAAGCCGATCACCATCCAGACCGCGAAGCGGATCCAGGTCTCGGCGGGCAGGTTCAGCATCAGCCACAGCGAGGCGAGGACCGACAGGATCGGCACCAACGGCACGAGCGGGGTGCGGAAGGCGCGGTGCAGGTCGGGGCGGGTGTGACGGAGGATGATGACGCCGATGGCGACCACCACGAAGGCGAAGAGCGTGCCGATGTTGACCAGTTCGGCCAGTTCGCTGAGGCTGGTGAAGCCCGCGACGATCGCGATGATCACGCCGAGCAGGATGGTCGGCCGGTGCGGGGTGCGGAACCTCGGGTGGACGCGGGAGAAGAACCGCGGCAGCAGTCCGTCGCGGCTCATCGCGAAGAAGACACGGGTCTGGCCGAGCAGCAGGATCATGCAGACCGTCGTCAGACCGACGGCCGCGCCGAAGCTGATGACGCCCGCGTACCAGGGGTGTCCGGTGGCCTTGAAGGCGTCGGCGAGCGGGGCGTCGATGGAGAGCCGGGTGTACTTCTGCATGCCCGTGACGACGATCGACACGGCCACGTACAGCGTGGTGCAGATGAGGAGCGAGCCCAGGATGCCGCGCGGCATGTCCCGCTGCGGGTTCTTGGTCTCCTCGGCCGCCGTCGCCACCACGTCGAAACCGATGAAGGCGAAGAAGACGACGGAGGCGGCGGTGAAGATGCCCAGCACTCCGAAGTTGGTGGGTGCCCAGCCGAACATCAGCTGGACCAGCGGGGACTTGACTCCGCTGCCCGCCGCCACGTGCTCGGCCTTGGGGACGAACGGCTTGTAGTTGTCGCCGCTGATGAAGAAGGCACCCGCGATGATCACGATCATGACGACGGTGACCTTGATCGCGACGACCACCGTGGTGACCCGGGCGGACAGCTTCACGCCGATGACCAGGATGACGGTGAGGACGAGCACCAGCGCGGCGGCGAGGATGTCGAAGCCGAACCCGGTGGCCCCCTCGCGCCCGCTGAGGTAGTCGGGCAGATGCCAGCCCGCGTTGTCCAGGAGCGAGCGCACGTACCCCGACCAGCCGACGGCCACCACCGCCGTGCCGAGCGCGAACTCCAGCACCAGGTCCCAGCCGATGATCCAGGCGGGCAGTTCGCCGAGCGAGGCGTACGAGAAGGTGTACGCGGACCCCGCCACCGGGACCGTGGACGCGAACTCCGCGTAGCAGAGCGCCGCGAGTCCGCAGGCGATGCCCGCGGCGACGAACGCCAGCGAGACGGCAGGCCCGGCGTTCTCCTTGGCGACCTTGCCGGTGAGGACGAAGATGCCGGTACCGATGATGACACCGACGCCGAAGACGGTCAGGTCCAACGCGGACAGGGATTTCTTGAGCGCGTGCTCAGGTTCCTCGGTGTCCTGGATCGACTGTTCGACCTTCTTCGTCCTGAAGAGGGTGCTGCTCACGGGCGTACCTCCCACGCTGCGTCGTCCCCGACATGATCGAGAGGGGGCGTGGTCCGTATGCCCCGGCACGGGGGGTGTCACGCGAATGGGCCGGTTCCACCACCGTAAAGGGTGCTGAAACCGGCCCACCTGGATGCGTCAGTCGCGCGCGGGCTCCACCGAGTCGATCTCCGCCGTCGGGCGCTCGAAGCGGCCGTCGAGCTTGGAGACGAGCCCGGTGACCTGGCGGGCGATGTCCGGCGCGGTCAGGCCGATCTCCGCCATGACCTCGCCCCGGGAGGCGTGGTCGAGGAAGCGCGGCGGGATGCCGAAGTCGCGCAGCGGTACGTCCACGCCCGCGTC from Streptomyces avermitilis MA-4680 = NBRC 14893 includes the following:
- a CDS encoding CDP-alcohol phosphatidyltransferase family protein codes for the protein MTKLSLRAVQKLTVKKRDAWWTVLLVDPVATRMLIVLARFRFITPNRVTWAALFVGLAAAGFFLKGDPQSLLIGALLYHLSFILDCIDGKLARLKGNGTVFGGWLDYVFDRIRVLFCALALMGGQFLPTDDERYLVAALVVVFLDMLRYVDALQIYKMRMSMRTKIEKITKAREEEERAARGVPADAEGEQVVFMEDLLRDNPGAAAETLREEAGAANVVDLHEQFRDQFPWYTRVRRAMLRTRIRPHLISGIEFQMFIFIVGPLIGQILWTTVVSAALVMLFELVIMYKFWLSTRDFTRVMEELSPAPATVGTIAPHLHRGRHRRAAQEALLADERYRAPEAEDDPGFWPYPQPNVTPHGHDLPQQHDGLPHVPRQHAGAGPLPQYGTAQSGERRGAPGAWENSR
- the galE gene encoding UDP-glucose 4-epimerase GalE; this encodes MTWLITGGAGFIGAHVVRTMLEAGERVAVYDDLSTGDPGRTPEGVPFVKGSTLDGGLLRRTLADLHITGVVHLAAKKQVAESVERPLYYYRENVHGLETLLDAAAETGVRNFLFSSSAAVYGMPDVKVVTEDTPCAPINPYGETKLAGEWLVRAAGRAHGMTTASLRYFNVAGAADERLADTGVFNLIPMVFEKLTQGTAPVIFGDDYDTEDGTCVRDFIHVEDIASAHLAAARALTGREPGSDLTVNIGRGEGVSVREMIELIGEVTGYGADAAPVSAARRPGDPARVVAAADRIQAELGWSARYDARAMVASAWAGWCARHPQARR
- a CDS encoding LCP family protein, with the protein product MSHVSTPQRRSTGETPRGRGGRGRKRPGGRRTGRKILLALLILVLAAAGTGYWLYSDLNNNIEGVDIDKALGDDRPEKLATSGQNILVLGSDSRAGKNASLNTGKVSGARSDTALVMHIPEGRKKAVAVSIPRDTLVTRPECAKSDGSTLASAKRVMFNSVYSQAGPACVVKTVEQMSGVRMDHFVEIDFAGFKGLVDAIGGVTVTVDQDIHDTSSGLDLTAGTHKLNGTQSLQFVRTRHGIGDGSDLGRIGLQQEFMLALLSEIKQQDLLGSPTKAYKIANNLTESLTTDSGLASLTKLAEFGRSMNGVDPSTMETIMLPVAYDKADPNRVVAAEPQATTLWKALRTDATIPESAKKSPATGGTSSAS
- a CDS encoding ArnT family glycosyltransferase, whose translation is MLVEPLDAPRSVVAPRRERGYWSRLLPPLTVLACLTRVPSFVRPLWSPDEGYLAVQARMLAGGGELYETVVDRKPPLLPWLYQGAFAVCGSGSLTSVRVLAVLAQLLTAVLLASLARRRWGDGAGRTAGVLYLLASVGLNPQDAQAATFEVFMLPCTAAAMWCADRRRWGAAGAAVACAFLVKQTGGAVLVPVVWLLCRGGVSRTGLVRLGAGAIVPVLGAAVLTDPAGFVFWTVTGSGAYAAFTGSELHVLTRGLTNTAILAVACAGLIPPVVRVLRRARTGPAELWLWPASSAVAVLLGFHFFGHYFLQLIPPVALLATAALQALPRDRMVTAVFTSACCCTLFLTWGLLAPRSDLAHAERLADAVVRRTAPGDPVLVWGIHPETYWLADRAPASRYLTAGLLTNYSGGRDGPQVGERYAVEGAWPAFRAELAAHPPALIVDDSRDKPYRPERVPSLRRILAAGYEEVGRVEGAVLYAPASGRD
- a CDS encoding amino acid permease, producing the protein MSSTLFRTKKVEQSIQDTEEPEHALKKSLSALDLTVFGVGVIIGTGIFVLTGKVAKENAGPAVSLAFVAAGIACGLAALCYAEFASTVPVAGSAYTFSYASLGELPAWIIGWDLVLEFALGTAVVAVGWSGYVRSLLDNAGWHLPDYLSGREGATGFGFDILAAALVLVLTVILVIGVKLSARVTTVVVAIKVTVVMIVIIAGAFFISGDNYKPFVPKAEHVAAGSGVKSPLVQLMFGWAPTNFGVLGIFTAASVVFFAFIGFDVVATAAEETKNPQRDMPRGILGSLLICTTLYVAVSIVVTGMQKYTRLSIDAPLADAFKATGHPWYAGVISFGAAVGLTTVCMILLLGQTRVFFAMSRDGLLPRFFSRVHPRFRTPHRPTILLGVIIAIVAGFTSLSELAELVNIGTLFAFVVVAIGVIILRHTRPDLHRAFRTPLVPLVPILSVLASLWLMLNLPAETWIRFAVWMVIGFVVYFLYGRSHSRLGREQAAAAGRTPTPSGGDIE